Part of the Nitrososphaera sp. genome, CTACGCCTCCACTCGGTTCATGCATATGTAATGAAGGAAAACCTTGCCTCAATCAGGGTGCTTGAGAAATGCGGTTTTAGCTTAGAGAAAGAGTTACCAAGCAATACCCGCAAGGATGGCAGGTGGGTTGACGAGGTCAGGTACGTTCGGAGGCTACAGGCGGGCCTCTAATTGTCATGAGCTTGACTGTTTTTGGGTCGGGGCAGCGGCTACTGAACTGACGGTTTTTACGAAAATCGAGTACGAGGTTGCGTCGAACGCCGACTTACCGTCGTTTAGCACTGCTGACACGGTGTAAACGCCGTCCTTGGATACTGCCTTGGCTAGCGAAAAGGAAATGTCCACGGTTCCAGTTGCATTGTCGACATCCCATCTGTCGGCCTCGACTATCTTGTAGCCATGCGGCTGCTCGTAAAAGTAGCCAAACCCAAGTGGCCTTGCCACGACTGCAACCGTGGTGCCGGAAGAGTAAGAGAGCTTGTTCTTGTTCGCCTCGTACACTGCAGGAGTGGGCAGTTCGTCAAAAGTTATCTGGAGCTGACTCAGGGTTCCGGAGGTCAGGTGGCCCCTGACGTTGACAGTGCCATCATTTACCGAGGTCGTCAGCCCGTAATTGTCCTCAAAGTTCTCAACGAAAACAAGGTAGTACCTGTCATAGACTATGCCAATGCTGACATCAGTGTGGTGGGGATCGAGGATGTTTTCCCTGTGGCCGTTGGCACAGCATGACTCATCGTCGTACATCATCTTGTACTCCAGGTCAATTATCGTGTTGACCGGGTCGATTGTCTCGCATATTGATTGCAGAGAGACGCAATGCGAGTACTCGGCCAGAGTAAAGCCGGTTATTGCGACGTTCTGATGGACATTGCCTGTGCCGTTGTACCTTGTATAGGTCATGTACGGCTTCTCGCCGTCAGTCATCCAGTGAGAGATTTGCTTTGTCGAAAATACATCCTCCGCGTGGACCTGGGCTGCCTCGTTCGAGCTGAGCCTTACGGGTCCAAGTCCGTACTTGTGCCTGTCCAGGTTTATCTGGGCAAGCGCGTCCTGGACAAGTTCAGACTGAGGTACTGATTTTGGAGCCGGTCCGACCTGCTGGAGCACGCTGACCGGCAGGTCCTTTGCGCCCAGCACCTTTGACGCTACGTTGTTTACGATTCCAGGGTAGAGGAAGACAAGTCCTATAAATGAGGTGAATACAAAAGCCGCAGCGATGGCCGCGTAACCCGCGGTCCGCATGGCTCAGTTCGACCTCCTGAGATATGAACAAAAAGAATTGAGAGCATCCTGCATGGGAAACGTGGCCTCCCTAGAGTTTGCACCCAGAACGTTTAATGTTTGTGGGTATTATAGCAATACTACCTGACATCGACTGATCGGGCCTAATTCCCACGGGCAGCCGCGTGGGCATCGGAAATGCTGCTAAGCGCACCTACTCGATTTGACTTGTGGCTTTTGCGCCTCACCGTTGAGCGGATATTATTCCCGCAAGTGGCAGCGCGTGAAGACGCCGTCTTTCTGACATTTCTAGCAGCGTGCCTTGTTTGTCTGGCTGCAAGCCTTACCTTGTTTGAGATAAGCACGCTGTTTAGCATGGTAACCGCTGCCGTGTGAACGGCACGTTCTGTCTGCATCCCTTCCAGCCAGAACAAGAGATAGCTTATTCTCGAAAAGAATGCAATGCTCAGGTTTATGACAAACAGCTTGCGAGCGCCCATTGCCATGGCCATGAGTCGCTGAGTCTTGAACTGCTGCCCCACAGTCCCGGCGACCATGATCTGCGCGCCCTCAAGAACCATCATGAGCCTTATTGAAAGTACGCTACACACAACGGCTGCAAATGCAGCTGCTCCGCCCGCCATGGAACTATTCCTCCCTTCCCGCTTTTGGGACGCGTAAGCGGAAACTGCGACGATTCGTAGGGTTGTGCATTGCTATCTGTTTGCTTGCAGTTTGCCGGCCGCGGATTTAATTCCGCGAGCGAAATTTATTCAAGCTCTGCTGAGCTGGAAGTGAGCTTGATTTTGCTCCCGCCGGGTCCGGGGATACGACTCTTACCAAGATCAAATAAAGCTCACGAGAATGCGAACGGCAGCTGGTATGGTTGTTGATAGCCTTGCCCATGCTCGGGTGCGCAATGGATTCTTCTCAATTGCGCTGCAACATCTGCGATGAGATACTCAGTCACTCCAGCATAACCGCCCATCTGGCCAGCCGGAATCACTCCATAAAGAAAAAGGTGGCCGAGTACAATGAGATGAATTCACTTCTTCGGCGCACCTACGAGAATGACGACAGGTCGGTATTGCAGGTATGGATTACCGGCCTATATGCCAAGGACGCAGTGTCGAGGGAATCTCAGGCGTAGTTGCCTTTGATTGATGACTTGGCGCCGCATGCCTCGCAGATAAGAAAGCCGAGCGTTTTGTTCTTCTCGGTGCGGGTATCAGGGCTTCCGCAAACGGGGCACTGCACGTATTCCTTTATGTAGCGATCAAGGAGCGCCTGGAATGAGGAAGGCGTTTTGCGGCCAAGGAATATCACCCTCTCACCGGCGATGTAGCCGGCGGATGCCAGTTCCTTGTTAAGGTAGAGCAGGATCTTTTCCGGATCCCTTCTGAGGGCCTTTGGAAAATCCATAAAGTTTCGAAAAATAGTATTCTTGCCGACCCAGATGATCTGGGGAACTGGGATCTCAAGCCTGGATGTCGCCTTTTTGGCAGTTCCGCCAAGCTTGCCCTGCAGGCGCTTGAGCATTGGCTCGTACTCCTGAACCGTTTGAGCGTGCGGAGCCTCAGTGCCGGTGTTAGAACTCACGCAGGTTTTCTTGCAATTCTGATTAATTTATGTTGCTTGCCCGCGGAGGAGAATTTCGGAAGCTTTTCAACTGCGCCTCGGCGCTCGGGATTCTCCTTTGCGTGACGGAAATGGCCTCTGTGGAAGAATCGCAGCCTATCCAAGTCCTGCCGAGCTTTTCCGCGACATAAAGAGCAGTCCCGGAACCACAGAAGAAATCGGCTACGATGTCCTGCGGCCTTGAGAACTGGGATATGATCCGCTCCAACAGCTCGGCGTGCTTCTCTGTAGCATAGCCTGTCGAGTAATTGTAAGCCTCAATATCAAGCCAGATATTATCAAGCAGCCTGAACTTTCTTGGCGGGATCCAGTACTCGGGGTATTTTGACGTGCTTCTCTTTCGGATAAATTCGAGGACCTTGCCAGTCTTTTCCCAGTACTGTTCCAGCGCAAGGTGGCCGTATGAGGACCTGTATAGATTGTAGTTTTCTATTGCCTTTTTGGCCCTCTCCTCTGCCCATTTCCATTGCCCCCTCTCTGGGCGGTAGCCGAATATCTCATATCGCATCGTCGGCCTGTTGACATTGCTCCAGAAGCCCATCCACTTTGCCTCGGAATTCGCGGGTCCGAGCGGGAGCGCGAACTTGGCCTGCCTTGACTTAGAATACCAGAGTAGCGAGTCAAAACCGCTGTGCATCCTGTCGATTGAACTGAACTGGTACTGCAGATTCTTGCGTCGGCCGCGTTTTACGATTATCTCATTTCTAAAGTTTGCAGGGCCAAATACCGAATCCAAAAGTACCTTGACATAGTGCACTGCGTGCCAGTCGAGGTGGATAAACAGCGACCCGGAGGGCGACATCAGGCGCCGGATGGCATGAAGCCTCGGCTGCAACATCTCCAAGTATTTGTCCCGAGTCAGTATGTCGTCAAAAGCGGCCACCATGTCGTTCTTTATTCTGCGGTAATAGCGCTCGCCGGAGAGAAAAGGAGGATCGATGTAGACGAGCCCTATCGAATTCTCAAGACCAGCCTCAAGGAGATAGTTCATGCAATCCAGATTATCGCAATGAAACAGCAAGTTCTTGCCTTTGATTTCAGGCGGGCATTGCGCGGCGCTGGAAACGTCAGCGCGTTTTGCAGTCTTGTCCAAGCTGCTACCTCAGGTGCATGCCCCCTTCTAAATCAGCATTTCGCCGCGCCCATGCACTGCTAGTTAGTGCTTGGCATACTGTGTTGTAGAGTCGTAAACCAGCTTGCTGTGCTTTGCTGCCTGAGAACCGCTCTGTGGCTCCTTTGAACTGTCAAGAATTTCTCCCTTTGCCACCCCTGCGTTTTCCGCTCTTTCTCCAGAGTATGACAAGGCAATTTCAGGCCGGTTTGCCTCCCGGAGCTCCTCTGCCACCATTTCCCTCACGTCGGCGCCGTCAACTTCGATAGTTCTCGGCTCGATGCCCCTGAATGACGGGTGCTCCTTGTTGCTCTCGACTTCCCGAGCGATCTCGTTGCTCTCGGTCCTGACCCGCCTTGAGACTTTCTCTGCAATGTCCTTTGCAAGCATGAAGGGCGTGCCTGACCTGCTGACGGTCTGCGCCATCCTGTCGCTGTCAAACCTTTCAGTCCTTCCAGTCGAGCGCCTTATGACAATGTCCACCTTTGGACTTTCACTCTTGGGTCCCGCGGTCTTGCTCCGGCTTTGCTTGACTTTTCGGCCCGATGCACTGGTGCGCGGATTCCCGCGTTTGGAAGCTGCGGTCTTGGACTTTCTCGCCGCGGCGGTTTTCTTCTTTGCCATATACAGGCTTCCGGGGGGTTATCATTGATAGGCATTGCTAAAACCGTTCTAGCATACTGTTCGTTAACTGTCTAATGCTCTGCGGTATAGTCGACCGGCATCAGCCTGCGGCAGGTGTATGTCGTCTGCCAGCCTCACCTACCCATATTAGCGATCACACTATATTCCAGCCGTTGACTGTACATACTCTAGCGAAGAATATGATTCCTATCAACAGGCCCTGGATTGGAGAGGAGGAAAAAAAAGAGGTCGCAAGCGTTCTTGACGAAAACGCTCTGACCACCGCTGCACGGGATGGCGGCAAGCGCGTCCGCGACGTCGAGTCCCTCATGCAGAAGTATTTGAATGTGAAGCATGTTCTTGCGGTCAACTCTGGCACGGCAGCGCTTCAAGCAGCGCTTATGGCGATAGGCATCAAGGAAGGCGACGAGGTGCTCCTTCCATCGTTTACATTCGTGGCTACCGCCAACGCCGTCGTGGCGGCGGGGGGCAAGCCGGTTTTCGTCGACATCAAGAAGAGCGATTATACCATGGACCCGGCCGATCTGAAGGCAAAGATTACGAAAAAGTCCAAGGCCGCGATTCCGGTGCACCTTTACGGTCACCCTGCAGACATGGACGAAATCTCTGAGATTGCGCGCAGCAGCTCTCTCGCGGTTATTGAAGACGCCTGCCAGTCTCTTGGCTCAACATACAAGAAAAAGCAGACCGGCACGCTTGGCCTGATGGGCTGCTTTAGCATGTACGCGAGCAAGGTGCTTACCGCGGGGGAAGGTGGGGCGGTTGCCACCGACAGCGATGAAATGGCAGACAATATCAAGATGATAAGAAACCACGGGATGGTCGAGGGGTACGACACTCGTGTGCTGGGACTGAACCTGAGGCTGCCGGAACTCTCGGCCGCAGTCGCCAAGGTCCAGATGCAAAAGCTTGAAAAGATGCTTGAAATGAGGAGGCGCAACGCGCAGATGCTCTCAAAGCTGCTGATGCCCTCTGCAAAGGGCAAGGGTTTTGCAATCCCCGAGGAGAGTGCTGACAAGAGATACAACTGGTATCTCTATACAGTAGCATGCATAGCGGAAGGCTCTCGGGAGAGGTCAAAGAGCGCCATGATTTCAGACGGCATCGGCGCGACAGTGTATTATGACCCCCCCGTCCACAAGACGCCTTTTTACATGAGGCTGGCACCGGGCACAAGGCTTCCCGCAACAGAATGGTGCGCAAGCCACGTCGTCTCGCTTCCGGTACATCCAGGTGTCAAAGAAGCCGAGATAGACCGGATCGCCTCCAGCTTTTTGGCGAGTCTTAAGTAGCCCCGGTCGTGCGGGTTGCGCAGACGCGCCCCTGCTAATTTCAGGGCGCATCCTGCTAGCGAACCAGGTGGGGAAAAAATTCCCCGTGGCTCAAAGCCGATGCTTACTGGACGTACGCACGTTCTGCGTGCTGCGTGATGTCCAACCCGATGTCCTCTTCTTCCTCTTTGACCTTCAGGCCAATTACTTTGTCGATTATCTTCATGATAACGACGGTGCCCACAAAGCCCAGGA contains:
- a CDS encoding translation initiation factor IF-2 subunit beta, with amino-acid sequence MSSNTGTEAPHAQTVQEYEPMLKRLQGKLGGTAKKATSRLEIPVPQIIWVGKNTIFRNFMDFPKALRRDPEKILLYLNKELASAGYIAGERVIFLGRKTPSSFQALLDRYIKEYVQCPVCGSPDTRTEKNKTLGFLICEACGAKSSIKGNYA
- a CDS encoding CAP domain-containing protein, with translation MRTAGYAAIAAAFVFTSFIGLVFLYPGIVNNVASKVLGAKDLPVSVLQQVGPAPKSVPQSELVQDALAQINLDRHKYGLGPVRLSSNEAAQVHAEDVFSTKQISHWMTDGEKPYMTYTRYNGTGNVHQNVAITGFTLAEYSHCVSLQSICETIDPVNTIIDLEYKMMYDDESCCANGHRENILDPHHTDVSIGIVYDRYYLVFVENFEDNYGLTTSVNDGTVNVRGHLTSGTLSQLQITFDELPTPAVYEANKNKLSYSSGTTVAVVARPLGFGYFYEQPHGYKIVEADRWDVDNATGTVDISFSLAKAVSKDGVYTVSAVLNDGKSAFDATSYSIFVKTVSSVAAAPTQKQSSS
- a CDS encoding DegT/DnrJ/EryC1/StrS family aminotransferase, giving the protein MIPINRPWIGEEEKKEVASVLDENALTTAARDGGKRVRDVESLMQKYLNVKHVLAVNSGTAALQAALMAIGIKEGDEVLLPSFTFVATANAVVAAGGKPVFVDIKKSDYTMDPADLKAKITKKSKAAIPVHLYGHPADMDEISEIARSSSLAVIEDACQSLGSTYKKKQTGTLGLMGCFSMYASKVLTAGEGGAVATDSDEMADNIKMIRNHGMVEGYDTRVLGLNLRLPELSAAVAKVQMQKLEKMLEMRRRNAQMLSKLLMPSAKGKGFAIPEESADKRYNWYLYTVACIAEGSRERSKSAMISDGIGATVYYDPPVHKTPFYMRLAPGTRLPATEWCASHVVSLPVHPGVKEAEIDRIASSFLASLK
- a CDS encoding site-specific DNA-methyltransferase, whose product is MDKTAKRADVSSAAQCPPEIKGKNLLFHCDNLDCMNYLLEAGLENSIGLVYIDPPFLSGERYYRRIKNDMVAAFDDILTRDKYLEMLQPRLHAIRRLMSPSGSLFIHLDWHAVHYVKVLLDSVFGPANFRNEIIVKRGRRKNLQYQFSSIDRMHSGFDSLLWYSKSRQAKFALPLGPANSEAKWMGFWSNVNRPTMRYEIFGYRPERGQWKWAEERAKKAIENYNLYRSSYGHLALEQYWEKTGKVLEFIRKRSTSKYPEYWIPPRKFRLLDNIWLDIEAYNYSTGYATEKHAELLERIISQFSRPQDIVADFFCGSGTALYVAEKLGRTWIGCDSSTEAISVTQRRIPSAEAQLKSFRNSPPRASNIN